Proteins from a genomic interval of Thunnus thynnus chromosome 5, fThuThy2.1, whole genome shotgun sequence:
- the LOC137183375 gene encoding dispanin subfamily A member 2b-like, translating to MNPEGYPGEAVPLQGGRYDGFSGQPSAPTMVQYTTVNITTDPPQDHIVWSLCCFVYLNPLCLGLAALIYSIKARDRKVAGDLEGARHYGSTARCLNIVSTVLVSITIFTVIILFAWIVNEINYYRYHYNFKLYFK from the exons ATGAATCCTGAAGGTTACCCGGGTGAGGCTGTTCCACTGCAGGGGGGGCGGTATGATGGATTCTCCGGACAGCCCAGTGCACCTACGATGGTTCAGTACACCACTGTGAACATCACCACTGATCCCCCCCAGGACCACATCGTCTGGTCCCTCTGCTGCTTTGTCTACTTAAATCCTCTCTGTCTTGGACTGGCAGCGCTCATCTACTCTATCAAG GCTAGAGACCGGAAGGTGGCTGGAGACCTGGAGGGTGCCCGACACTATGGCTCCACTGCCCGCTGCCTCAACATCGTGTCCACTGTGCTGGTTTCCATCACAATCTTTACTGTCATTATACTTTTCGCCTGGATTGTAAATGAGATTAACTACTACAGATACCACTACAACTTCAAGCTATATTTCAAATAG
- the LOC137183845 gene encoding dispanin subfamily A member 2b-like, producing the protein MNPSGYPAEVVPLQGGRHDGLPGQPSAPTMVQYTTVNIAAEPPPDYIIWSLCCFVYSNPFCLGLAALIRSIKARDRKLVGDLEGARQYGSAARHLNIVSSVLTAIMIVLFIIAIFRMSGESNRY; encoded by the exons ATGAATCCTTCAGGTTACCCGGCTGAAGTCGTTCCACTGCAGGGGGGGAGGCATGATGGGCTCCCTGGACAGCCCAGTGCACCTACGATGGTTCAGTACACCACTGTGAACATCGCCGCTGAGCCCCCCCCGGACTACATCATCTGGTCCCTCTGCTGCTTTGTCTACTCAAACCCTTTCTGCCTTGGACTGGCAGCACTCATCCGATCTATCAAG GCCAGAGACCGAAAGTTGGTTGGAGACCTGGAGGGTGCCAGACAATACGGCTCCGCTGCCCGCCACCTCAACATCGTGTCCTCCGTCCTGACTGCCATCATGATTGTTCTTTTCATTATTGCAATTTTCAGAATGTCTGGAGAATCAAATAGATACTGA
- the LOC137183846 gene encoding dispanin subfamily A member 2b-like — MNPSGYPAEVVPLQGGRHDGLPGQPSAPTMVQYTTVNIAAEPPPDYIIWSLCCFVNSNPFCLGLAALIYSIKARDRKVAGDLEGARHYGSTARCLNIVSTVLAAVTILIVIITVIVLSVEANRYAYRYRGNYYGY, encoded by the exons ATGAATCCTTCAGGTTACCCGGCTGAAGTTGTTCCACTGCAGGGGGGGAGGCATGATGGGCTCCCTGGACAGCCCAGTGCACCTACGATGGTTCAGTACACCACTGTGAACATCGCCGCTGAGCCCCCCCCGGACTACATCATCTGGTCCCTCTGCTGCTTTGTCAACTCAAACCCTTTCTGCCTCGGACTGGCAGCGCTCATCTACTCTATCAAG GCCAGAGACCGAAAGGTGGCTGGAGACCTGGAGGGTGCCAGACACTACGGCTCCACTGCTCGCTGCCTCAACATCGTGTCCACTGTGCTGGCTGCCGTCACGattcttattgttattattacagttattgtATTGTCTGTAGAAGCGAATAGGTACGCATACCGATACCGAGGCAACTATTAcggatattaa